A stretch of the Panicum virgatum strain AP13 chromosome 9N, P.virgatum_v5, whole genome shotgun sequence genome encodes the following:
- the LOC120690964 gene encoding protein RGF1 INDUCIBLE TRANSCRIPTION FACTOR 1-like — translation MAIDHESPFKELRLKKRRIMGGGGPEPEEEAASAAYRDQWPRWLQPLLSARFFAHCKTHSDSHRSGECNMFCLDCSAAAGAGAGALCSLCLAHAHRDHHTIQIRRSSYHDVIRVSDIQRFMDIAGVQTYVINSARVVFLNERPQQQKPGCGGKAASANLCEVCARSLLDNFRFCSLGCKVVGCAPDAAKARNWLLRPTAAPDGNASSSALRNADRKQSFTPPTPPSMPAKRRKGIPHRAPFGSLIVEY, via the exons ATGGCGATCGACCACGAGTCCCCGTTCAAGGAGCTCCGCCTCAAGAAACGCAGGATCATG ggaggcggcggccccgagccggaggaggaggccgcctcggcggcgtACCGGGACCAGTGGCCGCGCTGGCTGCAGCCGCTGCTCTCCGCGCGCTTCTTCGCGCATTGCAAGACGCACAGCGACTCGCACCGCAGCGGCGAGTGCAACATGTTCTGCCTcgactgctccgccgccgcgggcgcgggcgccggcgcgctCTGCTCCCTCTGCCTCGCGCACGCCCACCGCGACCACCACACCATCCAGATCCGTCGCTCCTCCTACCACGACGTCATCCGGGTCTCCGACATCCAGCGCTTCATGGACATCGCCGGCGTGCAGACCTACGTCATCAACAGCGCCCGCGTCGTCTTCCTCAACGAGCGGCCCCAGCAGCAGAAGCCCGGCTGCGGCGGCAAGGCCGCCTCCGCCAACCTCTGCGAGGTCTGCGCCCGCAGCCTCCTCGACAACTTCCGCTTCTGCTCCCTCGGGTGCAAGGTCGTCGGCTGCGCCCCCGACGCCGCAAAGGCCAGGAACTGGCTCCTCCGGCCCACCGCCGCCCCCGATGGcaacgcctcctcctccgccctgcGGAATGCCGACAGGAAGCAGAGCTTCACGCCTCCCACGCCGCCGAGCATGCCAGCGAAGCGGCGCAAGGGCATCCCGCACCGCGCGCCGTTCGGCAGCCTCATCGTCGAGTACtag